The Sorangiineae bacterium MSr11367 genome window below encodes:
- a CDS encoding mechanosensitive ion channel family protein: MNVGPDYVAIWIGRILLALVVSAFWIWILRSLGRMLRGLVEFIDRRLRRRGKGFHFRSIEVLGVDTIIAFFKSLIGMTRALLSLTATYVWLLIVAWALDPNHRVFGVVVQPLVTVLTNAFEAALGFIPNLVVLIMIFAAARFSTRSLAVVTDAVRMRKLELEWLEPELAVPTRRIVTILIWICALVMAAPYLPGSESKAFLGVAVMVGLLLALGARSVTSNLLAGLVLTYSRAYRAGDRVRIGETQGEVLSLGALTTRIRTEDNREVVIPNAVAQSGLITHMVSRPRSLSTINAFEFVRTQMRPRPSEVPPSGTAPKAGPGAPPIPDAVSAAPPHVAEVDAVLSPLAPNAPPPPSLASLRAAAEQQEDAP; encoded by the coding sequence ATGAATGTAGGGCCGGACTACGTCGCCATTTGGATCGGTCGCATCCTCCTAGCGCTGGTGGTTTCGGCCTTCTGGATTTGGATCCTGCGCAGCCTCGGTCGCATGCTGCGCGGCCTCGTCGAGTTCATCGACCGCCGGCTACGGCGTCGCGGAAAAGGCTTTCACTTCCGATCCATCGAGGTCCTCGGCGTCGACACGATCATCGCCTTTTTCAAGTCGCTGATCGGCATGACGCGGGCCCTGCTTTCGCTCACGGCGACGTACGTCTGGCTCCTCATCGTTGCCTGGGCGCTCGATCCGAACCATCGCGTGTTCGGCGTCGTCGTGCAGCCCCTGGTCACGGTGCTGACGAACGCCTTCGAGGCCGCCCTGGGGTTCATCCCGAACCTGGTGGTGCTCATCATGATCTTCGCGGCGGCCCGCTTTTCCACGCGCTCGCTGGCCGTGGTGACCGACGCCGTGCGCATGCGCAAACTGGAGCTCGAGTGGCTCGAGCCCGAGCTCGCCGTGCCCACGCGCCGCATCGTCACCATCCTCATTTGGATCTGCGCCCTGGTCATGGCCGCGCCGTACCTGCCGGGCAGCGAATCGAAGGCTTTTCTCGGCGTGGCGGTGATGGTCGGCCTTCTCTTGGCGCTCGGCGCGCGCAGTGTGACCTCGAACCTGCTCGCCGGCCTGGTGCTGACGTATTCGCGTGCCTACCGCGCAGGCGATCGCGTGCGCATCGGCGAGACGCAAGGGGAGGTGCTTTCGTTGGGCGCGCTCACCACGCGCATCCGCACCGAGGACAACCGTGAGGTGGTCATCCCCAACGCCGTGGCGCAGTCGGGGCTCATCACGCACATGGTTTCGCGCCCGCGGTCCTTGAGCACCATCAACGCGTTCGAGTTCGTGCGCACGCAAATGCGCCCGCGTCCCTCGGAGGTTCCGCCCTCCGGTACGGCCCCCAAAGCGGGGCCTGGGGCTCCGCCCATCCCCGACGCCGTTTCGGCTGCACCTCCGCACGTTGCCGAGGTGGACGCCGTCCTTTCCCCTTTGGCGCCCAACGCTCCCCCGCCGCCGTCGCTGGCATCGCTTCGTGCGGCGGCCGAGCAGCAAGAGGACGCCCCGTAA
- a CDS encoding phytoene dehydrogenase has product MAKHYDVVVLGAGIGALSAAALLARRSWRVLVLGQGFRPASYTYDGLPLARRAFNFHAAQSPAWGRVIVELAQSQTFRRRLAPHDPVLGVLSPGRRLEIPTDAAFFGREIDREFPGIRRVVDEFYAELARTCSLADAAFERDVVLPPGGFWERRETDRALASLPHLQETSGGDLLAEFSRDHPYRGVVEIAARFASDLADPIPPFALARLHGAWIRPVRLARGEEELSEFLVERVRAHGGDVNLGERASSIAHRGGKVTGVLVDGDDAPTGAPFVVSDLPTAALLDLAPGFAPSRRAMSQLPAVHPRTWRFVVSILVHDRGVPQPLAAESFLVPDAPAYTVHLQRTKGPGDTTLLVAEALLESDSRGKVAAARERVLATVEQFLPFIERHYLLVDSPHDGRPLWDFREGERKSVDRTRVRTSGGSLEAEPMPVQWDADPLQLHGLGAEPLRTPLSGAFVLGRTTLPALGQEGELLAAWGVARIITRTDRRKERMRRDMWSKVELG; this is encoded by the coding sequence ATGGCCAAACACTACGACGTGGTCGTCCTCGGGGCGGGGATCGGCGCGCTTTCTGCGGCAGCTCTTCTCGCCCGGCGCTCGTGGCGCGTGCTCGTCCTCGGTCAGGGCTTTCGGCCGGCCTCGTACACGTACGACGGCTTGCCGCTGGCGCGCCGCGCCTTCAACTTTCACGCGGCGCAATCGCCCGCGTGGGGCCGGGTCATCGTCGAGCTCGCACAATCGCAGACCTTCCGCCGCCGCCTCGCCCCACACGATCCCGTTCTCGGTGTGCTGAGCCCCGGGCGCCGCCTGGAGATCCCCACCGACGCCGCCTTCTTCGGTCGCGAGATCGACCGCGAGTTTCCTGGCATTCGCCGCGTCGTCGACGAATTTTACGCCGAGCTCGCGCGCACCTGCTCTCTCGCCGATGCGGCCTTCGAGCGCGATGTCGTCCTCCCGCCGGGCGGCTTCTGGGAGCGCCGCGAGACCGACCGCGCCCTCGCATCGTTGCCGCACCTGCAGGAAACCTCGGGCGGCGATCTCCTGGCCGAGTTCTCCCGCGACCATCCGTACCGCGGCGTCGTGGAAATCGCCGCCCGTTTCGCCTCGGACCTCGCGGATCCCATTCCGCCGTTCGCGCTCGCACGCTTGCACGGCGCGTGGATCCGCCCCGTGCGCCTCGCCCGCGGCGAAGAGGAGCTCAGCGAGTTCCTCGTCGAGCGGGTGCGCGCCCACGGCGGCGACGTCAACCTCGGCGAGCGTGCCTCCTCCATCGCCCACCGCGGTGGCAAAGTGACCGGTGTGCTCGTCGACGGCGACGACGCTCCCACGGGCGCGCCCTTCGTCGTGTCGGACCTTCCCACCGCCGCGTTGCTCGACCTCGCCCCGGGCTTTGCGCCGTCCCGCCGGGCCATGAGCCAGCTCCCCGCGGTGCATCCGCGCACGTGGCGTTTCGTCGTCTCCATCCTGGTGCACGATCGGGGCGTCCCGCAGCCGCTCGCCGCCGAGTCCTTCCTCGTGCCCGACGCACCGGCGTACACGGTGCATCTGCAGCGCACCAAGGGACCGGGCGACACCACGCTCCTCGTCGCCGAGGCCCTCCTCGAGAGCGACTCGCGCGGCAAAGTCGCCGCGGCCCGCGAGCGCGTGCTCGCCACCGTCGAGCAATTCTTGCCCTTCATCGAGCGGCACTACCTGCTCGTCGACTCGCCCCACGATGGCCGCCCGCTCTGGGACTTCCGCGAGGGCGAGCGCAAATCCGTCGACCGCACCCGCGTGCGCACCTCGGGCGGCTCGCTGGAGGCCGAACCGATGCCCGTCCAGTGGGATGCCGACCCGCTGCAGCTTCACGGCCTGGGGGCCGAACCGCTGCGAACCCCGCTTTCGGGCGCCTTCGTCCTGGGGCGGACCACGCTTCCGGCGCTGGGCCAGGAGGGCGAACTGCTCGCCGCGTGGGGGGTGGCACGAATTATTACCCGAACCGACCGCCGCAAAGAGAGAATGCGGCGCGACATGTGGAGCAAAGTGGAGCTCGGGTGA